One genomic window of Polyangium aurulentum includes the following:
- a CDS encoding alpha-ketoglutarate-dependent dioxygenase AlkB: MRWDPASAAVALTKHPLDEHHALYSAELPAELRPDRQGFERLWALHPDELHVIKMHGRLVRTPRWQQAYGADYQYTGNVNRALPVPPELATLHRWVQGRIDDRLNGILLNWYDAEHEHYIGKHRDSTTNMIEGAPIVTVSFGAERVFRLRPWRAEGRPADFAARDGTVFVMPYDTNRAFTHEVPHNAKSAGRRISVTLRAFRTERL, translated from the coding sequence ATGCGCTGGGATCCCGCGAGCGCTGCCGTTGCGTTGACGAAGCACCCGCTCGATGAGCATCACGCCCTGTACTCGGCCGAGTTGCCCGCAGAGCTGCGCCCCGACCGCCAGGGTTTCGAGCGGCTGTGGGCGCTGCACCCGGACGAGCTCCACGTGATCAAGATGCACGGCCGCCTGGTGCGCACGCCCCGCTGGCAGCAGGCGTACGGGGCGGATTACCAGTACACGGGCAATGTGAACCGCGCGCTGCCGGTGCCGCCCGAGCTCGCGACCCTGCACCGCTGGGTGCAGGGCCGAATCGACGATCGGCTCAACGGGATCCTGCTGAACTGGTACGATGCCGAGCACGAGCATTACATCGGCAAGCACCGCGACAGCACCACGAACATGATCGAGGGCGCGCCGATCGTGACTGTCTCGTTCGGCGCCGAGCGCGTGTTCCGATTGCGGCCGTGGCGAGCGGAAGGGCGGCCGGCAGACTTCGCGGCGCGCGACGGCACGGTTTTCGTGATGCCCTACGATACTAACCGGGCCTTCACCCACGAGGTCCCGCACAACGCGAAGAGCGCCGGGCGGCGCATCTCGGTCACGCTCCGCGCGTTCCGCACCGAGCGGCTCTGA
- a CDS encoding SNF2-related protein: MATRDRDWLRGFLHLDARADATVPARDVERQEDTVLRALDLLDQQPGVVLADEVGMGKTYEALGVLAARLHERPEARALILTPGPDLNTKWTKELRAFCDPSRPMYRDFAGRFEAARTLAELVDKARTTQIVIAPVNVFAGGRSMADLAYLLSLWAVAQELDGKQITAIFRRYRDNALARVDVEKESFLDTFAWAAVRPHVREALEQHRRSGDGSLDALWKAYKYDGFADQRAVDRALMDIRFRLAGHLIPELDLLVVDEAHKLKNATSVRATGVRTVFDGRFDRALFLTATPFQLSVEELEQVLELFSLAKSVPSDLMEQAGRLLADIGEYTCAYGDLERVWSQADGALAADFEACFARDPELAAEPQDPALRPIVASARRLLALKRERIEPGFRRWMIRSLREDKRVYRRSHRTRLRAKGGDGIPFMLYERFIAELFRVKSRTHKAAVQINMVSSYGAAREGALLSDEVKSALEGDAEAYRGLLQQVVGELRTEQGGHPKVAHVVQDALAAARRDEKTLIFCARVETLHELKRQIESAWEKILLERWRRVFPTAEHDDIFEHEIDGKRVDGHHSRLRDRFNRAQDALYLGLRERYVATLLDGYELGQEQLDEVVARANEILRRQMVSKTQAERIDWSLVKRCVEQAVAFLIRDGQLEVDADSKTLAHLTDERFVALGFDLVADDVEDFAHGDRSPSWSIGAADARLVLGREHLWAYLQGALFEVPPELRVRTVERLASYLVARNVPFLPDLLEFAKSQGVDVESVESRALLPVLDRFWTTPAGRPWCDLLRRFLTYAGRLDEERRREVLDDAVRAGAIVRHTVEGESRERLREAFNTPLYPMILVANEVMQEGLDLHHHCRRVVHHDLAWNPAQLEQRVGRVDRLGSLVQKLRQRRPETTLDVHLPLIANTIDERLERTVRLRERWLEFLLGASPRLDEYGLADDPAQPLPAAFAEALRVELGPVSR, from the coding sequence ATGGCAACACGTGACCGCGACTGGCTGCGAGGCTTCCTGCACCTGGATGCGCGCGCGGACGCGACGGTGCCTGCGCGCGACGTCGAGCGGCAGGAAGACACGGTGCTGAGGGCGCTGGATCTGCTCGACCAGCAGCCCGGGGTCGTGCTCGCCGACGAGGTCGGCATGGGCAAGACCTACGAGGCGCTCGGCGTGCTCGCCGCGCGGCTGCACGAGCGGCCCGAGGCCAGAGCCTTGATCCTGACGCCTGGGCCCGATCTCAACACCAAGTGGACCAAGGAGCTGCGCGCCTTCTGCGACCCCAGCCGCCCCATGTACCGCGACTTCGCGGGCCGATTCGAGGCGGCCCGCACGCTGGCCGAGCTCGTCGACAAGGCGCGCACGACGCAGATCGTCATCGCGCCGGTGAACGTCTTCGCCGGTGGCAGGTCGATGGCGGACCTGGCCTATCTGCTCTCGCTCTGGGCAGTCGCGCAGGAGCTGGATGGAAAGCAGATCACGGCCATCTTCCGCCGCTATCGAGACAACGCGCTCGCTCGCGTCGATGTCGAAAAAGAGAGCTTCCTCGACACGTTCGCGTGGGCCGCCGTCCGCCCCCACGTCCGCGAGGCGCTGGAGCAGCACCGGCGCAGCGGGGACGGGTCGCTCGACGCGCTGTGGAAGGCTTACAAGTACGACGGGTTTGCCGATCAGCGCGCGGTGGATCGCGCGCTCATGGACATTCGCTTTCGCCTCGCGGGGCACCTCATCCCCGAGCTCGATCTCCTCGTCGTCGACGAGGCGCACAAGCTGAAGAATGCGACCTCGGTGCGCGCCACCGGGGTGCGCACGGTCTTCGACGGCCGCTTCGACAGGGCCTTGTTTCTCACGGCGACCCCGTTCCAGCTCTCGGTCGAGGAGCTGGAACAGGTGCTCGAGCTCTTCTCGCTCGCGAAGAGCGTGCCGAGCGACCTCATGGAGCAGGCAGGACGGCTGCTCGCCGATATCGGGGAGTACACCTGCGCGTACGGCGATCTCGAGCGCGTCTGGTCGCAGGCGGACGGCGCCCTGGCCGCCGATTTCGAGGCCTGCTTCGCGCGAGATCCCGAGCTCGCTGCGGAGCCGCAAGACCCAGCGCTACGGCCGATCGTCGCGAGCGCGCGGCGGCTGCTCGCCCTAAAGCGAGAGCGCATCGAGCCTGGCTTTCGGCGCTGGATGATCCGCAGCCTCCGCGAGGACAAGCGCGTTTATCGGAGAAGCCACCGCACGCGCCTGCGCGCGAAAGGGGGCGACGGGATCCCGTTCATGCTCTACGAGCGGTTCATCGCGGAGCTATTTCGCGTGAAGAGCCGCACGCACAAGGCCGCCGTGCAGATCAACATGGTCTCGTCCTACGGCGCGGCCCGGGAAGGCGCGCTGCTCTCGGACGAAGTGAAGTCCGCTCTCGAAGGCGACGCGGAGGCATACCGCGGCCTTTTGCAGCAGGTCGTGGGCGAGCTCCGTACCGAGCAAGGTGGCCACCCGAAGGTGGCGCATGTCGTGCAGGATGCGCTCGCGGCGGCTCGTCGCGACGAGAAGACGCTCATCTTCTGCGCCCGCGTCGAGACCCTCCACGAGCTGAAGCGGCAGATCGAGTCCGCGTGGGAGAAGATCTTGCTCGAGCGATGGCGGCGCGTATTCCCCACGGCCGAGCATGACGACATCTTCGAGCACGAGATCGATGGCAAGCGCGTGGACGGGCACCATTCCCGCCTCCGGGACCGCTTCAACCGCGCCCAGGACGCGCTCTACCTCGGCCTGCGGGAGCGGTACGTGGCCACGCTCCTCGACGGCTATGAGCTCGGGCAAGAGCAGCTCGACGAGGTCGTCGCGCGCGCCAATGAGATCCTGCGGCGCCAGATGGTCTCGAAGACGCAGGCCGAAAGAATCGATTGGTCGCTCGTGAAGCGGTGCGTCGAGCAGGCCGTCGCATTCCTCATCCGCGATGGCCAGCTCGAGGTGGACGCCGATTCAAAGACGCTCGCTCATTTGACCGACGAGCGCTTCGTGGCGCTCGGCTTCGACCTCGTCGCCGACGACGTGGAGGACTTCGCGCACGGCGATCGGAGCCCTTCGTGGTCGATCGGCGCCGCCGATGCGCGGCTCGTGCTCGGCCGAGAGCACCTGTGGGCGTACCTGCAGGGCGCCCTGTTCGAGGTTCCCCCCGAGCTGCGGGTGCGCACGGTCGAGCGGCTCGCGAGCTACCTCGTCGCGCGCAACGTGCCATTTTTGCCCGACCTGCTCGAATTCGCCAAATCCCAGGGCGTCGACGTGGAATCGGTGGAGTCGCGGGCCCTGTTGCCCGTGCTCGATCGCTTCTGGACGACCCCCGCGGGTCGGCCCTGGTGCGACCTCTTGAGGCGCTTTCTCACCTACGCCGGCCGGCTCGACGAGGAGCGCAGGCGAGAGGTGCTTGACGACGCGGTTCGCGCGGGCGCGATCGTTCGCCATACCGTCGAAGGAGAGAGCCGCGAGCGATTGCGCGAGGCCTTCAACACGCCGCTCTACCCGATGATCCTCGTCGCCAACGAGGTCATGCAGGAGGGTCTCGACCTCCACCACCATTGCCGGCGCGTGGTCCACCACGACCTGGCCTGGAACCCGGCGCAGCTCGAGCAGCGCGTGGGTCGCGTCGACCGCCTCGGTTCGCTGGTTCAAAAGCTGCGCCAACGCCGCCCCGAGACCACCCTCGACGTTCACCTCCCGCTCATCGCGAACACCATTGACGAGCGGCTCGAGAGGACCGTCCGGCTGCGGGAGCGGTGGCTGGAGTTTCTACTGGGGGCGTCGCCCCGCCTCGACGAATACGGCCTCGCCGACGACCCGGCCCAGCCGCTACCAGCGGCATTCGCAGAGGCGCTGCGCGTGGAGCTGGGGCCGGTGTCTCGTTGA